The Impatiens glandulifera chromosome 3, dImpGla2.1, whole genome shotgun sequence genome contains a region encoding:
- the LOC124931010 gene encoding 3-oxoacyl-[acyl-carrier-protein] synthase I, chloroplastic-like isoform X1: protein MTSITGTCSTGLLFKSKESGSNNGLSLLHYNGLRAVVDTTKLASPACKSSGSLASSVSETRTIKAVVSQTVSAPKRETDPKKRIVITGQGLVSVFGNDVDTFYNKLLEGQSGISLIDRFDASSFSVRFAGQIRDFSSKGYIDGKNDRRLDDCWRYCLVAGRRALDDATLGTQVLETMDRTRIGVLIGSGMGGLTSFSNGVEALIQKGYKKITPFFIPYSITNMGSALLAIDTGLMGPNYSISTACATANYCFYAAANHIRRGEADIMVAGGTEAAVMATGVGGFIACRALSQRNDEPHRASRPWDKDRDGFVIGEGAGVLIMESLEHAEKRGANIIAEYLGGSITCDAHHMTDPRSDGLGVSSCISKALDDAGVSPDEVNYINCHATSTLAGDLAEVNAIKKVFKNTSEIKMNGTKSMIGHGLGAAGGLEAIATIKAINTGWLHPTINQDNLEDQVTIDTVPNVKKQHEVNVAISNSFGFGGHNSVVVFAPFKR from the exons ATGACGAGCATAACGGGAACTTGTTCTACTGGTTTGCTCTTCAAATCTAAGGAATCGGGTAGTAATAATGGGCTTTCTTTGCTTCACTACAATGGTCTCAGAGCAGTTGTTGACACCACAAAATTGGCTTCACCCGCCTGCAAATCATCTGGATCCTTGGCTTCTTCCG TTTCAGAAACCAGAACGATCAAAGCGGTTGTTTCTCAAACTGTATCAGCTCCGAAGCGAGAAACTGATCCTAAGAAGAGAATTGTCATAACAGGACAAGGTCTTGTATCGGTTTTTGGCAATGACGTTGATACATTCTATAATAAACTTCTCGAAGGACAAAGTGGGATATCCTTAATTGATAGGTTTGATGCCTCGTCATTCTCTGTTCGTTTCGCCGGTCAGATTCGTGATTTTTCCTCCAAGGGATATATTGATGGTAAGAATGACCGTCGCCTGGATGACTGTTGGAGGTATTGTTTGGTTGCTGGTAGGAGGGCATTAGATGATGCCACTCTTGGTACCCAAGTCCTTGAAACT ATGGATAGGACGAGAATTGGAGTCTTAATTGGATCAGGAATGGGAGGTTTGACATCATTTAGCAATGGAGTGGAGGCTCTCATACAAAAGGGTTACAAGAAAATAACTCCATTTTTCATCCCATACTCAATTACCAACATGGGATCGGCATTGCTAGCTATTGATACCGGATTAATGGGTCCAAATTACTCAATCTCAACCGCATGCGCAACTGCAAACTACTGTTTCTACGCAGCTGCAAATCACATAAGAAGGGGAGAAGCTGATATCATGGTTGCTGGAGGAACAGAGGCTGCAGTTATGGCAACTGGTGTTGGCGGTTTTATAGCTTGTCGGGCTTTGTCACAGAGGAATGATGAACCGCACAGAGCTTCAAGGCCATGGGATAAAGATCGCGATGGCTTTGTTATAGGAGAAGGTGCAGGCGTGCTG ATTATGGAGAGCTTGGAACATGCTGAGAAAAGGGGAGCTAATATAATAGCTGAGTATCTAGGAGGTTCAATTACATGCGATGCTCATCACATGACTGACCCGAGATCAGATGGGTTAGGAGTGTCGTCGTGCATTTCGAAAGCTCTAGACGATGCTGGAGTTTCTCCCGATGAG GTGAACTATATTAACTGCCATGCAACATCAACACTTGCTGGAGATTTGGCTGAGGTTAATGCTATCAAGAAGGTTTTCAAGAACACTTCAGAGATTAAGATGAATGGAACCAAG TCGATGATTGGGCATGGGCTGGGAGCTGCAGGTGGATTGGAAGCTATAGCCACCATCAAAGCAATCAACACAGGATGGCTCCATCCCACCATCAATCAAGAT AATTTGGAAGATCAAGTAACTATCGACACAGTTCCAAACGTCAAGAAACAGCACGAAGTCAATGTCG CCATCTCCAATTCATTTGGTTTCGGTGGACATAATTCGGTTGTTGTTTTTGCTCCTTTCAAGCGTTGA
- the LOC124931010 gene encoding 3-oxoacyl-[acyl-carrier-protein] synthase I, chloroplastic-like isoform X2 yields MTSITGTCSTGLLFKSKESGSNNGLSLLHYNGLRAVVDTTKLASPACKSSGSLASSETRTIKAVVSQTVSAPKRETDPKKRIVITGQGLVSVFGNDVDTFYNKLLEGQSGISLIDRFDASSFSVRFAGQIRDFSSKGYIDGKNDRRLDDCWRYCLVAGRRALDDATLGTQVLETMDRTRIGVLIGSGMGGLTSFSNGVEALIQKGYKKITPFFIPYSITNMGSALLAIDTGLMGPNYSISTACATANYCFYAAANHIRRGEADIMVAGGTEAAVMATGVGGFIACRALSQRNDEPHRASRPWDKDRDGFVIGEGAGVLIMESLEHAEKRGANIIAEYLGGSITCDAHHMTDPRSDGLGVSSCISKALDDAGVSPDEVNYINCHATSTLAGDLAEVNAIKKVFKNTSEIKMNGTKSMIGHGLGAAGGLEAIATIKAINTGWLHPTINQDNLEDQVTIDTVPNVKKQHEVNVAISNSFGFGGHNSVVVFAPFKR; encoded by the exons ATGACGAGCATAACGGGAACTTGTTCTACTGGTTTGCTCTTCAAATCTAAGGAATCGGGTAGTAATAATGGGCTTTCTTTGCTTCACTACAATGGTCTCAGAGCAGTTGTTGACACCACAAAATTGGCTTCACCCGCCTGCAAATCATCTGGATCCTTGGCTTCTTCCG AAACCAGAACGATCAAAGCGGTTGTTTCTCAAACTGTATCAGCTCCGAAGCGAGAAACTGATCCTAAGAAGAGAATTGTCATAACAGGACAAGGTCTTGTATCGGTTTTTGGCAATGACGTTGATACATTCTATAATAAACTTCTCGAAGGACAAAGTGGGATATCCTTAATTGATAGGTTTGATGCCTCGTCATTCTCTGTTCGTTTCGCCGGTCAGATTCGTGATTTTTCCTCCAAGGGATATATTGATGGTAAGAATGACCGTCGCCTGGATGACTGTTGGAGGTATTGTTTGGTTGCTGGTAGGAGGGCATTAGATGATGCCACTCTTGGTACCCAAGTCCTTGAAACT ATGGATAGGACGAGAATTGGAGTCTTAATTGGATCAGGAATGGGAGGTTTGACATCATTTAGCAATGGAGTGGAGGCTCTCATACAAAAGGGTTACAAGAAAATAACTCCATTTTTCATCCCATACTCAATTACCAACATGGGATCGGCATTGCTAGCTATTGATACCGGATTAATGGGTCCAAATTACTCAATCTCAACCGCATGCGCAACTGCAAACTACTGTTTCTACGCAGCTGCAAATCACATAAGAAGGGGAGAAGCTGATATCATGGTTGCTGGAGGAACAGAGGCTGCAGTTATGGCAACTGGTGTTGGCGGTTTTATAGCTTGTCGGGCTTTGTCACAGAGGAATGATGAACCGCACAGAGCTTCAAGGCCATGGGATAAAGATCGCGATGGCTTTGTTATAGGAGAAGGTGCAGGCGTGCTG ATTATGGAGAGCTTGGAACATGCTGAGAAAAGGGGAGCTAATATAATAGCTGAGTATCTAGGAGGTTCAATTACATGCGATGCTCATCACATGACTGACCCGAGATCAGATGGGTTAGGAGTGTCGTCGTGCATTTCGAAAGCTCTAGACGATGCTGGAGTTTCTCCCGATGAG GTGAACTATATTAACTGCCATGCAACATCAACACTTGCTGGAGATTTGGCTGAGGTTAATGCTATCAAGAAGGTTTTCAAGAACACTTCAGAGATTAAGATGAATGGAACCAAG TCGATGATTGGGCATGGGCTGGGAGCTGCAGGTGGATTGGAAGCTATAGCCACCATCAAAGCAATCAACACAGGATGGCTCCATCCCACCATCAATCAAGAT AATTTGGAAGATCAAGTAACTATCGACACAGTTCCAAACGTCAAGAAACAGCACGAAGTCAATGTCG CCATCTCCAATTCATTTGGTTTCGGTGGACATAATTCGGTTGTTGTTTTTGCTCCTTTCAAGCGTTGA
- the LOC124932690 gene encoding B2 protein-like: MENNQQSFWQFSDQLRHQTNNLANISLNDSIWSSSYVSKRPEERRNFETSLGGAQLPSLNSSSNNNFNADFNGFNGGWKIAGSTDVNNFLNDDWKYTASSGIGSIGLNSALNGGFNKGIYSKPSFNQNYNNNSINNNNNNVNLMANTKPNRNGKGEDDYPPPHNGGKNVKKNKNTNNNKEKDDGKSAIDKRFKTLPPSEALPRNETVGGYIFVCNNDTMQENLKRQLFGLPPRYRDSVRQIIPGLPIFLYNYSNHQLHGIFEAASFGGSNIDPSAWEDKKNPGESRFPAQVRVVTRKICEPLEEDSFRPVLHHYDGPKFRLELNIPETLSLLDIFEEDKS; the protein is encoded by the exons atggAGAACAATCAGCAATCCTTCTGGCAATTCAGCGATCAGCTCCGTCATCAGACTAACAATTTAGCCAACATCTCTCTCAATGATTCTATATGGAGTAGTTCATACGTCTCCAAGAGACCTGAAGAAAGACGCAATTTCGAGACTTCACTCGGTGGTGCCCAACTTCCCTCTCTCAATTCCTCCTCCAACAACAACTTCAATGCGGATTTCAACGGATTCAATGGAGGTTGGAAGATCGCTGGATCTACAGATGTTAATAATTTCTTAAACGATGACTGGAAGTATACCGCTTCGTCTGGAATCGGATCCATCGGACTTAATTCAGCTCTTAACGGTGGCTTTAACAAAGGTATTTACTCGAAGCCGTCTTTCAATCAAAACTACAACAACAATagcatcaacaacaacaacaacaacgttAATCTTATGGCGAACACTAAGCCGAACAGAAACGGGAAAGGAGAAGATGATTATCCTCCTCCTCACAACGGTGgaaaaaatgtaaagaaaaataagaacacGAATAACAACAAGGAGAAAGATGATGGCAAAAGTGCTATCGATAAGAGATTTAAGACACTTCCTCCGTCGGAAGCTCTGCCGAGAAACGAAACCGTCGGTGGATATATATTCGTCTGCAACAATGATACAATGCAAGAGAATCTCAAAAGACAACTCTTCG GTTTGCCTCCAAGGTACCGTGATTCAGTCAGGCAAATCATTCCAGGCCTGCCTATTTTCCTCTACAATTATTCTAACCATCAGCTCCATGGAATTTTTGAG GCAGCCAGTTTTGGGGGATCTAACATTGACCCATCTGCCTGGGAAGATAAGAAAAATCCCGGCGAGTCTCGTTTCCCAGCTCAG gtgAGGGTTGTGACAAGGAAGATATGTGAGCCATTAGAAGAGGATTCATTCAGACCAGTTCTTCATCACTATGACGGCCCAAAATTCCGTCTTGAGCTGAACATTCCAGAg ACATTGTCTCTGTTGGATATATTTGAAGAGGACAAATCTTGA